The sequence GCATAAACCAATCGTTCACCGTCCCGGGTTTCCACATAGCCGGACAAGGAGCTGACGTGTGTGAGGGAACCGGTTTTGCCGCGAAGATTTCCTTCGGCAGGGGTACCGCGCATCCGGGTACGGAGCGTGCCGTCCACCCCTGCCAGCGGTATGGATTCCACAAATGCCTCAAAATATGCCTCCTCTGCCTGTGCCTCCAACAAGGTAACCAGTTGTTCCGGGGTTAACAGATTGTAGCGGGTCAACCCGGATCCGTCCCGTAAACGAAACGGAGTCTGGATTCCCCATTCTTTCGCCCATTTCTCCACTTCCTCCACCCCGGCTGACGCCGATCCGTCCCCCCCGTTCTTCCGACCCAGGGTCTGCAGGATCATCTCCGCATAAAAGTTGTCGCTAACCTTGTTCAGATAAGTGACCACTTCCGCCAACACAGGGGAGTGATAGGTGAAATCAGGAACACCGGCAGGGGCCTGTCCTTTTTTTACCCCAGACCGGCGTTGGAACGAGATACCCTCCCGTTCCATCATCTCTTTTAACACCGTCCCGGTGTATAAGGACGGATCCTCCACCGGCACCCGGGTATAATCTCCGGTGAAATCCGCCGGCAGGCTACCACTCAACCGAATCCGGTTGGTGCCGCGCTCCCGCTCGATTCGCAAGGTGTTGGGGTAGCCCGCTTCCCCGGTAACCACCTCCGCCTCCACATCCACATACGCCGTGGCCGGTGTCATCTCCAGTCGGATGGGATCTCCTACCCGCTCCCCTGGCAGATAATCAAAGCGGACCGTCCCCCGATTGATGGCCAACGAAGCGATCTGGGATTGGTAGTAAGCACTCTCGTTATCCCAAGTCCAGCCGCTGCCGTATTCGGGTCCCGAGAAAAAGGAATCATCCACTCGGATGTCGCCGTCTACTCGTCGAATCCCCGCCCGCTTTAAGTCCGCCACCACCTCATCCAGCGTGGGGCCCTCCTGCACCTTCAAGTTCCCTTCCGTCGCCAGGGTGGGATCACCGCCGCCCCGCAGCACCAGATCCCCCTTCAGGACTCCCCTTCGCACCTTACCATCCAAGTACAGGTCGGTCCGGAAGCGGTAGTCCTCCCCCAGAGCGGCCAAAGCAGCTGCAGAAGTGAACAGCTTGGTATTGGACGCCGGAGTGAGCAAAGATTGGGCATTTCGCTGGTACATCACCTCGCCTCGATCCAGCGACCGAACCATCACACCATGGAGAATCCCGTCAAAGGACGCTTGCTCCAGCAATGGGTCCAACACGTCAGACAGCGGATACTCCTCTTCTTCCGTTTCCATGCTGCCGGAGCCGGGAGTTTCCGGATAGGAAGCCAGTGCGACTCCGAAAGCATCCTCCATCTCCGCTACCGCCGAACGGTTCAAGGCGCCGTTTACCATCACAGAGAAAGCGAGACGCTCCCCGGAAGCGGATGTCACCACCCCGGTCAGCCCCCCGATCTCTTTTTCTCCCACGGGATAGGCACGCAGGTTTCCGGCTGCAGGAGTTCCAGCCATCCGATCCTGGAGCAATCCGTCCTGCCCCGCCACCGGCAGGCGGGCGAAAAACCGTTCCCCCTCAGGATGTTGATCCATCGTTTTCAGGAGAGCGCTCATGTGTCTAGGTGCGACCACCCCCATACGGGAATTGCCCGAACCATCCCGGGGCTGCCAGGTTCCATCCACTCCCGCTTGTTCCCGAGCAAACGCTCTCACCACGTCCAACCCTCTGGCAGCACTGCCTTCTCCCCGCCGATCCGCACCCAGCTGTTTCAGGGTCATCTCCGCCACCCAGGGTGACTGTTCCGATAATAAGGAGGGCACCCAATCCCCCACCGGCGGTGACGAATGACTGACAATCCGGCGGGCTGTCTCCGGCTTTTCTCCCACACGAACCGACGATTGGCGATAAAGTCGTATCCCTTCGCGGGTAAGGGCTTCTTTCATCACCGCCCCGGCAAACCCCGCCGGGTCCCCCACAGCCCGCTTCACTTTCAGAGCCGGATGTGACCTTCCGATCGTTCCCGTCACGACGAAGGTATCCGTCGCCCTCCTTCTTTCCACTTGTATATCGGCGTCGTCTCCCGACACCACCTGCGCCCGGTTCACCACTTCGAAGGCTTTCCCAGCCGGCTCAATGATCACCTGAGGTGTGTTTCCTCTTCGCCTTTTTTCCGGCTTCACCGTCACTTCCACCGTGTTGTCATTGACGGAGAGCGCTCCGATCGGGGCATGGGACGGTTCCGACTCCCGGTCCCACATCCAGTTGGTTCCCAGCCGACGGTCATCGAAGCGGCTGTCATCCACCACGACATCCCCCTGGACACGGCGAATACCCTCCTTTTTCAATGCACGAGCGAACAGACGGAAATCGTTGGTTTCCAGTAAAGGATCTCCTCCGCCCTGAATCACCACGTCCCCCCGCAACACCCCACCGCGCACGGGTCCATCGATAAACACACCGGTGGCAAAGGTTTGATCCGGGGACCACGCCTCCAGAGCCGCGGCCGCCGTCCACAGTTGGAAGGCGCCATGGGGCATCAGCGTCACCGTCTCCCGAAATCCGGCCAGCTGACGGCCGTCATCCAGCGAGATCACGTGATATCCCACCACCGTCCCCGACGCGTTTGGCTCTTCAAGAAGCTTGTCCACCAACCGATTTAGGCTTTGCTGCAACAACCGGTCAGGATCTGCTTCCGCCGACCCCTTTGCCGGAACGGTGATCGAAGAGACCGCCAAGAGCAACAGACACAACCACGTGATCCAACGGAGTTTCCCCTGCTTCGGCATATCCATCTCTCCCTTCTTCCCTATCCTATCAACCTTTTTTTGCAAAAGGTGTCGGAACTCGTCAACAATGACGAAATATTAAAAATTCAACTTTGGCATGCGGGAGAAACAGGGGAGCAAATAACATTCGTTGGAACGCGGGACATATCGACATGGACCAATATCTGTGTTTCTACCATAAGATTTCCGGCGTATTCACTTTTTCCCGCAGGCTATTCAGAGAGGTTTGTCCAGGCACAAACCCTCGAAATGGACACGTACAAAAAAAATGAACGACCGCATAGAAAGGTACGGTTGATCATTTTTTTGGATTACCACCGATAGAAAACTCAGATAAAGCGATCCCTACCCGGATTCATGGTATTAGCTTCACTTTAACCACTCTCTTAACTCATCTGTCATTTGTTTGACTAACTCTGGTCTTCCATGAAACTGAGCCGGAGTATTCTGAAAAAGGTGGATACGCCAAACTCCTTCGATATTTACGACAACCAGAGTGTGATGTGTATTCGCTGCAGGATTGATATCCGATTGTCCACGAGGAACCATACCCGCAATAGCTCGTAAAATCGCTACCTCTGAGTCCAGAAAACGAACATCTTTAACTTTGTTTACAAATTTTGCAGTGGGATGATCTTCAAAAATAGGATGGAGGTGCGAGAAAATCTCTTCCCGCCCAATAGCTTGACTCCCATCAAAACCGATAAGCTCACCATCTTCTGTGAACAACTCTACCATTCCGCGAGCATTACAATCATCCCACGCATCTAACAGTTGTTGATAGAGTGCTTGAATTTCATTTTGTACAACCAAGATGATCCCTCCTTTTACTGGTACTCTCTCCATCGTAGCACACAGTTGTCTTGGCTATTAAATAATTGTGTTAAACTCATATGACCGGTCCAGTTGGATTTTTGGAAATAGTTAAAGGGAGATCGCTTACATTTACCGAAAAATAGATTCTAACTAAATGGAATCTACTTTTCCCCTGGTGACAACTTCGCTGGTATTACCCCTCTTAGCTAGTCAAACAGTTGTTTGAGACCAGGATATGGTCTGTTTCGGAGATAAAACCGATGACCCCAACCCTTAATACACTCACGTTTTAACATAAGTTCCGTTTCATGAAAGGCAAGCTGCAAAGATGTTTTCATATCGGATATATAGACCAACCCCGTTTTTTTAGGGTCTTCCGCTTACCAGTTGACGATCGGGAACAGATAGCTGGTAGGAGACTAACCGGTTGCCCTTTTCCCCTTATAAAAAGACCGTTCCGGGTATAAAGGACTACCTAGAACGATCTTTTTATCACTTAAAGTTGCCTTATTTCGGGGGTTTCATTAAATACCCAGCAATTCCGATAAAAACAAAACACAGGATTACACCTGTTAAACCCTGCTCCAAGAAAATCCCAAAGATCACCATAGACAAACCGGCTAACAAAAATGCAAGTTTAACTAACCATGTTCTTAGCTTCATCCAATCACCATATTTCCTTAAGTAGTTGTCACCTGCGCTTGCATTTCTGTTCCCAACAATTCATAAATGCAGTTGCTCCAATCATTCCAGCTGTATTTACGCAAGCATAACAAGCGGTTCCTGCTGTTGCTGGTACTCCAACTGTGCAAGAAGCACCACATAATACACCTAATAAAGTAATTGCCAACATCGTCATACCTTTACCTGCTAAACACTTTTGCATACAACTACTCCAAGATTTCTTGGACATTGCACTGAATTGAGGTGCTTTTTCGGCTTCTTCTGATGCAACATATTCACTGATATCAACATTTTGATTAATATGTTCCTTACCATCAACCCAATAATTTACGGATGCTTCATCCTCACTTAACTTTTTAATGTCAACTTCAAAAGTATTCAATAACTCTTCTTTATTATCAAATACAATATTCAATGCATTCAAACGAGTTTCTTCATCAGTGTAATTA is a genomic window of Desmospora profundinema containing:
- a CDS encoding SgcJ/EcaC family oxidoreductase produces the protein MVVQNEIQALYQQLLDAWDDCNARGMVELFTEDGELIGFDGSQAIGREEIFSHLHPIFEDHPTAKFVNKVKDVRFLDSEVAILRAIAGMVPRGQSDINPAANTHHTLVVVNIEGVWRIHLFQNTPAQFHGRPELVKQMTDELREWLK
- the dacB gene encoding D-alanyl-D-alanine carboxypeptidase/D-alanyl-D-alanine endopeptidase, whose translation is MPKQGKLRWITWLCLLLLAVSSITVPAKGSAEADPDRLLQQSLNRLVDKLLEEPNASGTVVGYHVISLDDGRQLAGFRETVTLMPHGAFQLWTAAAALEAWSPDQTFATGVFIDGPVRGGVLRGDVVIQGGGDPLLETNDFRLFARALKKEGIRRVQGDVVVDDSRFDDRRLGTNWMWDRESEPSHAPIGALSVNDNTVEVTVKPEKRRRGNTPQVIIEPAGKAFEVVNRAQVVSGDDADIQVERRRATDTFVVTGTIGRSHPALKVKRAVGDPAGFAGAVMKEALTREGIRLYRQSSVRVGEKPETARRIVSHSSPPVGDWVPSLLSEQSPWVAEMTLKQLGADRRGEGSAARGLDVVRAFAREQAGVDGTWQPRDGSGNSRMGVVAPRHMSALLKTMDQHPEGERFFARLPVAGQDGLLQDRMAGTPAAGNLRAYPVGEKEIGGLTGVVTSASGERLAFSVMVNGALNRSAVAEMEDAFGVALASYPETPGSGSMETEEEEYPLSDVLDPLLEQASFDGILHGVMVRSLDRGEVMYQRNAQSLLTPASNTKLFTSAAALAALGEDYRFRTDLYLDGKVRRGVLKGDLVLRGGGDPTLATEGNLKVQEGPTLDEVVADLKRAGIRRVDGDIRVDDSFFSGPEYGSGWTWDNESAYYQSQIASLAINRGTVRFDYLPGERVGDPIRLEMTPATAYVDVEAEVVTGEAGYPNTLRIERERGTNRIRLSGSLPADFTGDYTRVPVEDPSLYTGTVLKEMMEREGISFQRRSGVKKGQAPAGVPDFTYHSPVLAEVVTYLNKVSDNFYAEMILQTLGRKNGGDGSASAGVEEVEKWAKEWGIQTPFRLRDGSGLTRYNLLTPEQLVTLLEAQAEEAYFEAFVESIPLAGVDGTLRTRMRGTPAEGNLRGKTGSLTHVSSLSGYVETRDGERLVYAIMMNGYTPESERALQDRIGAQMAGFSRQPGEDES